One region of Epilithonimonas zeae genomic DNA includes:
- a CDS encoding TerD family protein, whose protein sequence is MSINLQKGQKIDLRKSSGETLTNFCVGVNWGAIEKKNFLGMRSSKDVDLDLSCILFDTNNNICDHLYSPLYNIDVLQKFGLPKGKLVSQDNALRHTGDDLEGDKGGDDGLDNEIITVDLSKIDPKVSKIFFFLNNVGKEDFSEIPYAKIRMFEGTPKRVNSVFATYNVSAESAYRNKTAIIMAKLYKRGEEWKFDAIGDPTDDAFIGQTIHRINKNYL, encoded by the coding sequence ATGTCAATCAATTTACAAAAAGGACAGAAAATTGACCTTAGAAAAAGCTCTGGAGAAACATTAACAAACTTTTGTGTTGGCGTTAACTGGGGTGCAATAGAAAAGAAGAATTTTCTAGGGATGAGGTCTTCCAAAGATGTGGACCTAGACTTAAGCTGTATCTTATTTGATACTAATAATAATATTTGTGACCACCTCTACTCACCGCTTTACAATATTGATGTTTTGCAGAAGTTTGGACTTCCAAAAGGTAAATTGGTGTCACAAGATAATGCTCTACGACACACAGGAGACGATTTGGAAGGTGATAAGGGAGGCGATGATGGTTTGGATAATGAAATAATTACAGTTGACCTTTCAAAAATAGACCCGAAAGTTTCTAAGATTTTCTTTTTTCTTAATAATGTTGGAAAAGAGGATTTTTCAGAGATTCCTTATGCGAAAATCAGAATGTTTGAAGGTACGCCTAAGCGAGTAAATTCTGTTTTTGCAACTTATAATGTCTCAGCAGAATCTGCTTATCGAAACAAAACGGCCATTATTATGGCCAAATTGTACAAAAGGGGAGAAGAATGGAAATTCGATGCCATAGGCGACCCGACAGATGATGCGTTTATTGGACAAACGATTCACAGAATTAATAAAAACTACTTATGA
- a CDS encoding TerD family protein, with the protein MAINLQKGQRISLVKENGSTLQNVCVGVNWGAIEKKSWLGSVTKEAVDLDASCLLFDEAKNSVDVVYFGQLKSRDGAVKHSGDDLTGDLSGDDGLDNEIITLDFSKLSPNVQSVAFVLNSYKGQDFGTIPFASIRIYEGTPSRVNEVFATYNIAKGDNFGGHVAMVMGVFYKRNGEWKFNAIGEPTRDRKLQETVETVRQNYL; encoded by the coding sequence ATGGCAATCAACTTACAAAAAGGACAAAGAATAAGTCTGGTAAAAGAAAATGGCTCTACATTACAAAATGTTTGTGTGGGCGTTAACTGGGGCGCAATCGAGAAAAAAAGCTGGTTAGGTAGCGTGACAAAAGAAGCAGTGGATTTGGATGCAAGCTGTCTTTTGTTTGATGAAGCTAAAAATTCTGTAGATGTAGTCTATTTTGGACAACTGAAGTCTAGAGACGGTGCTGTAAAACACAGCGGTGATGATCTTACGGGTGATTTGTCCGGTGACGATGGTCTGGATAATGAGATCATTACTTTAGATTTTTCTAAATTAAGTCCTAATGTTCAGTCCGTTGCGTTTGTTTTGAATAGCTACAAAGGACAGGATTTCGGAACGATTCCGTTTGCATCGATTAGAATTTATGAAGGAACACCAAGCCGAGTGAATGAAGTTTTTGCAACTTATAATATTGCAAAAGGCGATAATTTCGGTGGTCACGTGGCAATGGTAATGGGCGTTTTCTACAAAAGAAACGGTGAATGGAAATTCAATGCAATCGGAGAGCCTACAAGAGACAGAAAACTGCAGGAAACCGTAGAAACTGTGAGACAGAATTATTTATAA